One window of the Planktothrix sp. FACHB-1365 genome contains the following:
- a CDS encoding GNAT family N-acetyltransferase, which yields MKFTLGHPSDKRFWKQAIKMLGDDANMKWVLQGALSEYQAIAALEDWEQHWEKYGFGNYFALDRQGKELLGFVKVYHSDRSAFVNIGYALDQPYWGHGLGTELAETALKIGFLELKEPQLVGFARCQNHASRRILEKVGFQKVKECLIEDRDYCLYQISQERYLQRLEITAMTYTPISQ from the coding sequence ATGAAATTTACCCTCGGTCATCCTAGTGATAAACGCTTCTGGAAGCAGGCTATTAAGATGTTAGGAGATGATGCCAATATGAAATGGGTTTTGCAGGGGGCGTTATCAGAATATCAGGCGATCGCAGCATTAGAAGATTGGGAACAACATTGGGAAAAATACGGTTTTGGCAACTATTTTGCCTTAGACCGACAGGGAAAAGAATTATTAGGATTTGTCAAGGTTTACCATAGCGATCGCTCTGCTTTTGTTAATATTGGTTATGCCCTAGATCAACCCTATTGGGGTCATGGTTTAGGCACAGAATTAGCAGAAACCGCCTTAAAAATTGGCTTCTTAGAACTCAAAGAACCTCAATTAGTGGGTTTTGCCCGATGCCAAAATCATGCGAGTCGTCGTATTTTAGAGAAGGTTGGCTTTCAGAAAGTTAAAGAGTGTTTAATTGAAGATCGAGATTATTGTTTATATCAAATTTCCCAAGAACGCTATCTGCAACGGTTGGAAATTACAGCAATGACCTATACCCCTATTTCCCAATAG